The DNA segment TTTACGGCGATGGGCGCAATATTCGCGACTGGCTCTATGTCGAAGATCATTGCCGGGCGATCGATCTGGTTTTTCATAGGGGCAAGACTGGCGAGACCTATAATATTGGCGGGCACAATGAAATCGAGAATATCGAACTGGTGCGACTGATCTGCCGGATGATGGATGACTTGCTGGGCGGGGAAGCACGAGAAAGGTTGATCACTTATGTCAAGGATCGTCCGGGACATGACCGCCGCTATGCCATTGATGCGTCATATATAGAGAAAGAACTGGGGTGGAAGCCGCTTTACAGTTTTGAGAAGGGGATACGAAAAACCGTTGAATGGTATCTTGAAAACGAGATCTGGCTGGAAAATTGTATCAGCGGACAGTATCTGAAATATTATGAGAATATGTATTTGAATCGAGGATAGATCCGAGATGAAAAATGAGGTAAAAAAGGGAATAATATTGGCGGGCGGCAGCGGGAGCCGCCTTTACCCGGTAACTCAGGTGGCCTGCAAGCAACTTCTGCCGTTATACGATAAGCCGATGATTTACTACCCGCTTTCGACTTTGATGCTTTTTGGTATCACCGATATATTGATTATTTCGACCCCCAAAGATATACCTCAGTTCGAGGGATTATTCGGCGATGGTCATCATCTGGGACTGAATATCTCATATAAAATTCAGGAGAATCCGGCCGGGATCGCCCAGGCCTTCATAATCGGGGCCGATTTCATAGGCGACGATAACGTCATTTTGATCCTGGGGGATAATATATTTTACGGCGTGTATGATTTCCTTCGACATGCCCGCGATTTCCGCGAAGGAGCCACCGTCTTCGGATATTATGTCCGGGATCCGCAGCGGTATGGAGTGGTGGAATTTGACGAAAAAGGGGTGGCGGTATCAATAGAAGAGAAGCCGAAACATCCGAAGTCAAATTTCGCCGTGACCGGCCTTTATCTTTATGATAACCGGGTGGTAGAAATCGCCAGAAATTTGAAGCCATCGGGGCGAGGAGAACTGGAGATCACCGATGTCAATCGGGCCTATCTCAAAATGGGGCAATTAAGAGTAGAAAAACTGGGGCGGGGAATCGCCTGGCTCGATACGGGAACTCATGAAAGCATGCTGGATGCCCAGAATTTTATCGCCACTATTGAAAAAAGGCAGGGACTTAAAATCGCCTGTATCGAAGAGATAGCCTACCGAATGAGATTTATTAACCGGAAGCAGATGCAGTTTCTCCTGGACAATATGGCCGACAACGATTATAAAAAATACCTTCTCGAGGTCGTTCGCGAGGTCGACGGTGAAGAGAAAAATACTCATCACCGGTAGCCAAGGTCAATTGGGCCGGGATTTGGTTTCGGTCTTATCCCAGAAACACACCGTCACAGGAATAGATATTGAAGATCTGGATATCTGTGATCGGGACCGGACCAATGCCCTTATTGGAGAAGCAAAGCCAGACATAGTGATTCATACCGCCGCCTATACCGATGTCGATAGCTGTGAAAGCAATCGTGAATTGGCTATGAGAATAAACGTCGAAGGAACGGAGAATCTGGCCCTGGCCGTTCGAGAGATCGGGGCGCGAATGATATATTATTCCACTGATTATGTATTTGATGGGACCAAGGATTCGCCCTATATCGAAACTGATCGCCCCAATCCCATGACAATTTATGGCCGGAGCAAATGGGAAGGGGAGAAGAGGGTCATCAAAAATTTGGCGGATTTTCTTATTATCAGGATTGCCTGGGTCTATGGCAAAAATGGCAAGAATTTTGTCAAGACGATGCTCAAACTGGGACGAGTTCAGATGGAAAACCGAATAAAGAAAGTAGAAATCGTTCCATTGAAAGTTGTCAACGATCAATTCGGCAGTCCAACCTGGACCATGGCTATTGTCCGGCAGACGGAATTGCTTCTGGAAAAGGATCTTACGGGAATAGTACACGGCACATCGGAGGGGGTGGCGACCTGGTATGATTTCGCCCGGGCAATTTTTGAGGAAGCCGGTATGGAGGTCGATGTAAGGCCCTGTACCACCAAGGAATTCCTTCGTCCCGCGCCGCGCCCCCACTTCTCGGTTCTCGAAAACAAGTGCTTGAAAGAAGCGGGATTTAATCTGATGCCCGACTGGCGAAATTCGCTCAAGGAATTTTTCGATATATATAGAGAAGGTATTGAAATATGAAATGCGATATTGAAGGCGTGATCCTTAGGGAATTAAAACGATTTAACGATGATCGGGGCTGGCTGATAGAGTTATTCCGTCACGACGAAATTGAAGAGGAAAATCGTCCGGTGATGGCCTACGTATCACTAACCCGGCCGGGAGTGGCGCGGGGACCCCATGAACACGTATATCAATCCGACTATTTCGCTTTCATCGGGCCATCGACATTTCGACTCTATCTATGGGATAATCGTAAAAATTCCCCGACTTTCGGTAAATCATTCAAAATAGATGCAGGCGAAAGCAATAAGTTGACCGCGATTATTCCTCCCGGTGTCGTTCACGGTTACAGGAATATCGGTTCAGTCGACGGTATCGTCTATAATGCCCCCAACCGGCTCTATGCCGGCCAGGGCAAAAAAGAGGCGGTCGATGAAATCCGCCACGAAGACGACCCCCATTCAAAGTATCGACTCTACGATTAAATCTTTTCCAGACGCACCCCCGTAATTCCCGCAATCCTGATAGGAATGTTGTGCTTCGGATGCCGTTTTTTATTGGATTTATGCGGCTTCGCGCCATTATTTTGTTGACAAGAATAAACGAGTGCAATATTTTAATTGTTGATGGTAATGGTCTTTGGGACCTGAGAATTGAAAGAATTTCGGCCGGTCCTCACAGTTCCCGGCCTTTAAGGAGATTTTTCGACCGCTAGTTGGTCACACCTTTTCTACTGCTAAAAGTCTAAAACGGATTTTAAACAGAGCCTAGGACATCACGGCGAATCTGACGGTTACCCGGCTTAACAAGCAAGGAATGCCTGCAACAGCGGTGGGTCCAGGGAAGGAGACGCGGAATGAAGACGGGAGCTGTCGTACTCGGCCTGCTTCTATGTGCGACAACAGTATTTTCCGGGCAGATCACTATTACTTCTTTACCCTATTCAATCAATCAGGGTCAGCATTCGCGTGACGCTATCGATACCATAACCATTGCCGGAACCCGTCTGACCTCACAGACTGACGGTATAAGGTTCAATCCTGAGTATCATAATCCGATAAGCGGATGGCTTTTGAATCTGGTGAGCGATACCATCGAATTTGCGGCCGGCGGCGGCAGCAATAATGAAGGAATCGCGGTCATGAGCCAAGCCGATTATCCGGCGCACAATTTGACCATAAACGGAGGGTGGATTATCTGCAAATCTCCCCGAGATAATGACACCAACAGTTCCAATAATACGTGCATGATATTCGGCGGGGAAGACATTTTACTCAAAAATGTAAATATGGTGGCGGGTGGATATGACGGGAAGTGTGTGGTGGGCTCAGGATACGATTTTGAGATTTCGGGCGGCCAATATTTGAGCCGGGTAAATTATTATCACAGCCGCTGTCAATTCGACGCTATTATTATGAATTTCAGCCAGGTAGTATACGACGAAGACTATGCCTTGGCCCAAAGCCATACCTGTAACATTAAGATTCATGACATCAAGATAACCAACGCGCCGCATGCCGGTATAAGAGTTGCCAGTACCACCGGTTCCCTGACCGATTACGCGGTGGTAAAGATTTATAACAACGATATAAATATCGACGCCCGCAATTTCCGGTACACAAGTTACAGCGGCACCTGCGCCTCATCGGCAAACCCGTTCGGGATAGCCCTGCAGAGAGTTGGACCGGGTTCGGAAATATATAATAACAAGATTACTTCCGGAACCTCGTTTGGTGGGGGGCGGGGCATTTTACTTGAAACCGCCCGGGGCAGTTCGCGCTCGTTTGTGGAGGTTTTCAATAATTATGTGGATACGCACGAGGGGCCGAATTCCGAGTATGACGAGAATCATGCGGAATTTCATGCGGTGAGGATGAGAAACGACTGCAGTTATCTCCATTTTCATAATAATACCGTTATCGGAACGGGAGACAACAGCACCGCCACATCATCTTATGGAAAATCGATTTCGGCCGTTCGCTACACCTTTGACGGCACCTATGGTGGGACCAATTCCTATAATATTATCGAAAATAATGTCTTCCGCGTGAAATCACTGAATGCCGGGGTGACGGCCTATGCCGTCTGTTTCGATCAGGTCGATATTCCGGACACGACCATGACGTTCCGATATAATCGCCTTGAAAGCGATAATATCCTGGTAAAATTCGGGGAACTGAATGGCGGCGCACGGGGAATAACATTGCACGGCGATACACTGCGCTTCCTTTCGCCCAGCTATGAGCCGGAAACTTTTCATGTCGGACAATTTTGCAATGACTTCAACAGTTCCAGGAATTTCGCCCGAGATGAGGTCTACCAAAACGGGGCCTCAGATACCAACATTGTCATTTCCTGCACCACGAGAGGTCAGAATGAATTGGGGATCCAGAGACTCCTGAGAGTAAAGGTTCTGGGGAACAATGGTTACCCGGTTACGGGGGCTGCTTTGACGGTGACAAATAACTATAGGAAGTCGGTAGTATCCTCCTTGACCGCAGGGAATGGGATTGTAAGCGGCCCGGCCACTTATTGGTGGGAATCAGGGACCTCTTCTGATTCCACCGCCTACAATAATTTCACGATTAAGGCCAAAAAAGGGACCGACAGTACCATCGTGTCAACCAGGCTTACGGCGACATCGGCAATTCAAACGATTACGCTTCTAAAAACGGCCGGGGACAGCAGCGCCAATTGCGATACTTGCGGGGTTATATGCGGAGATATAAACGACGACGGGTCTGTCAATGTCATTGATGTGGCTTATCTGATAAAATATCTTTATCGAAACGGCGAGGCGCCTTATTCTATGGTGGCGGCAGATGTTGACAGGGACGGCGTCCTAAATATGCTCGATGCCGCATACATAATAAATGCCCAATATCGGGGCGGCGGCGACCTGCGTTGCTGGTAGTATTCTAACGCGCGACATATTTTGGGCCGCGGCAGTTTAAAACTGCCCGGCCCTTTTTTATACGGCGGGCATTACCGGCGAGGGGGAACAACTTCAAAAAGAAAGATTGAAATTGCCGATAAACAATCTATATTGGGCGAGCCGGGCGACGTATAAATCCGGCGTTCCTTAAGATTTTTTAAAAAGGCAGGCAAACAAGAGATGGCCCAGTCGGTGACAAAAGAAGCCAAAGTGATAGCCCGTCATTCGATGGTCTACGGGCTGTCGAATGTCCTGGACCGGGCGGTCGGTTTTGTCATGCTACCGGTCTATACCCGTTTCCTGACCCCGGCCGATTACGGGATCATGGAACTGATTTATATGACGACCAGCATAATTTCGCTGGTCATCGGATTCGGTCTGGAAGCCGCGGTTAGCCGATTCTATTTTGATTATGAGGATGACGCGAGCCGAAAAAAAGTGGTCAGCACGGCCATTGTCGGCTACGGCGCCGTCACAGTGACAATCACGGCCATACTGCTTCCGTTCTCCGGCATATTTTCCAAACTGGTTTTGGAGTCGGCGCAATATTCCAATCTTTTCATAGTCGCCCTTTTGACGCTCGCCACGGGGATGATTCTTCCCATCAATTATGCGTACCTGCGGGTTCAGCAGCGGTCGTTCGAGTACATGATCACCAAGGTGGGCATGACCGCGGTCAATCTGGGGATGAATATTTATTTTGTCGTCTTCGCCAAAATGGGTGTTTACGGGATTTTGCTTTCCAATCTTCTGGCTCAGCTCCTGTTTGTCGTCATATTGAATATTCGGACATTATTGGAGACGAAGTTGCGGATCGATTACGGCGTTCTGAAAGAAATGCTGAAATTCGGGTTGCCTTTAATACCGTCAAATATATCGGCCTATATAGTCCAGGCCTCGGATCGTTATTTCGTGAATCATTATGACAACACCACGATGACCGGCTTATATTCGCTGGGCTATAAGTTTGGAACCCTGATCAATCAATTCGTGACCTCGCCATTCATCCAGATCTGGGGGCCGCGGCGAATGGAATATTTCGGCAAGGAGGGGTATGAGAAGATCTTCGCGAGAATTTTCACTTATTTCTGTACCGCCTCGCTTTTTGCCGGGCTCCTGATATCGCTACTCTCCCGGGAAGTGATAATGTTAATGGCGGACAAATCATTCTGGTCGGCGTATAAGGTGGTTCCGATTGTAACCCTGGCCTATATAGTATTTTCGTTTCATTATCATTTCAGTGTCGGCATCCTGATGAAAAAGGCGACCAAGTACATGGCCTATGTGAATATCGCCAACGGCATTCTCAATCTGGCGCTGAACTTTCTCCTGATCCCGCCATTTAATGTTTGGGGAGCGGCCCTTGCCACATTGATTTGTTTCATCTTCAAGGCCACGATGATTTTCTACTTCTCGAACCGGTTCTATAAGATTGAAATGGAATGGCGGCGGCTGTTTATGCTTTTCGGGATAGCATTCGCGCTGTTTTTTGCCGGGTATCATATCGATTCCGGATCCATCTGGCTGAATGTTTTGGCAAAGACCGGAATCGGTTTTTGCTTCCCCGTCCTCCTATATATTTTCCGTTTCTTCGATAATGAGGAAATTAAGAGACTGAAGTATATCATTAAGTACAGGAAATTTGAATATGAATGAGATTTTGAATCATGAGTGGCTTATATCAGAATTTCGTTAAGAATATAGTTTATCCTCTGGAGACCATTCGTATCGGCTCATCCGCCCGCCGCCATCTGGCGGAGCTGGAAAGATCGCAATTCTTTTCACCTGAGAAGATAAAGGAACTTCAGGTGGAGCGGCTGCGTCGTTTGTTAATACATGCCTACGAAAATTGCCCGTTTTATACGGACCGATTCAATCAATGCGGTTTCAATCCCCGAAAATTGCAGACAATTGAGGATATGCAGATAATTCCCGTGACAACCAAAAAGGATATTCAAGACAATAACGAAAGGATGCGGGCGGTCAATTATTCCGATGACCAGTTGGAGCCGAATAAGACGGGGGGCTCGACCGGTTCGCCGCTCTTTTTCTATCATGACATGGATCGAATATATTCACGGGAAGCATCCACCTTTCGCCACAACCGCTGGGCCGGGTGGGATATCGGAATGAAGACGGCCTATCTCTGGGGGCATCGGGGCGATCTATCGGGTGTGCAGAATGTCAAGGCCCGCTTGCGCAATCTCCTTCTGGAACGGCGCCTCATCCTTGATACTTCCAGTATAAGCCGCGAGAAATTAACGGCGTTCAATCAGGCCCTTAATAAATACCGGCCCGAGATTTATATTGCCTATGCCAACTCGATTTTTCTCTTTGCCCGTTTTTTGAAAGAGACCGGGATTCGCGATTATCATCGGCCGCGGGCCGTTATTACCTCCGCCGAAGTCCTGGAACCGAGCCAGCGGCAGGTAATCGAGTCGGTATTCGAATGTCGAGTATTCGACCGCTATGGTTCGCGCGAAACCAGTTTGATCGCCTCGGAGTGCGATCGGCACAGTGGACTCCATCTATGCGCCGAAACCCTCCTGCTGGAGTTCGTCAGAGAAGGTAAGCCGACTTCCCCGGGACAGCCGGGAAAGACACTTGTAACCGATTTGCTCAATTTCGGGATGCCCTTTATCCGCTATCAAAATGAAGATACCGGATGCTGGACGGGGAATAATTGCGGTTGCGGGCGAGGATTACCTCTAATGTCAATTGCGGGAGGAAGAATCACCGACTTCCTCATAACTCCGGAGGGGCAAATTATTTCGGGAGCGGCCTTGACCATTTATCTGATAGCCAATGCCCCCGGGGTAGCGCAGGCCCAATTGATTCAAGAAAATATCAACGAAGTGACTTTCCGTATCGTAAAAGGAGAGAAATTCGGGGATGCCACTCTGAGATTTTTTGAGAGGGAAATACCACGGTTCTTCGGCCCAAGGGTAAAGTACTCAATAGAATATGTCGAAAATATTCCTTTAGAGAGCTCAGGCAAATACCGTTTCAGTATTTCTAAAGTGGACCCGAGCGAGATGTTTTGACCCTTAAGGCTTTGAGGAACTTGTGAAAAACGGCAAGAGATTCTTGGGGATTATAGGAGGCATGGGAGCGGAAGCAGGGGCGGTTCTTTACGAGCGAATTATCAGATTGACTCCGGTAGAGGTCGATCAGGATCATATCGAAAGTCTGCTTTATTCCAACACCACGATTCCGGATAGGACCAAGGCCATTTTGAACGAGGGGCCCAGTTCTTATCCCCCCCTTCTGGATTCGGCGCGTCTTTTGGAAAGAAATGAAGTGGACCTGATTATCCTGGGTTGCGTAACATCCCATCATTACATCGAGGCCCTGCGCAAAGAAATAAAGTGCGAAGTGTTGAGTGCCATTGAAGAGACACTCGAGCAGATTAAAAGCCGTGCTCCTCGGGCGAAAAAGGTAGGAATTCTAGGAACAACGGGGACCATTCGAACCGAATTATTTCAGAAGGCCCTGAAAGCCGCCAGCTTGGAGCCGCTGATTTTGCCCGATGATATTCAAGAGAAGTTTGTGATGGGGGCACTGTACGCTCCCGACGGCATCAAGGCCGGTTATCAGCAGCCGGCGCGGGATAAAATGCTGGTGGCGATGAACTGGCTGCTCTTAAATGGAGCCGAGGCCATTATCTCCGGGTGTTCGGAGTTCCCGCTACTGTTCGATCAAGACGATTGTCTGGTGCCGCTGGTCGATGCTATGGATGCTTTGATCCGCAAAGCAATTTTCCGCTGCACGGGCCGAGAGGCGCTCGAACGGCCTAATCGACAAATAGACGATTAAACAGTTCGAACCCGAGAAGAGACGACAGATTTCCGGCACCGGGGGCGCCGCGGCGCTGTTTTTTCAGAAGCATCTCCAGATGGGGCATATTGTAATATCCGCGGCGGCGGGTGCGTTCATCAAGCAACACCGATTCATAAAAATCACGGACCTCGGGGCAGGCACGGTACCACTGGTTATAATGGTGATAATTTTTCTTATTGTATAGAATCAGTTTACCGGCCGACAGGCGTTCCAAATAATGGCGCATTTTTCCGCGCCAGGCTTCATATTTTTTGCTGAAATTCGAGCGTGTTTGATAGAGGTTGACGCCGGTGCCCTGATATGTGATCCGGGC comes from the Candidatus Zixiibacteriota bacterium genome and includes:
- the rmlA gene encoding dTDP-glucose pyrophosphorylase (glucose-1-phosphate thymidylyltransferase) (Evidence 2a : Function from experimental evidences in other organisms; Product type e : enzyme), yielding MKNEVKKGIILAGGSGSRLYPVTQVACKQLLPLYDKPMIYYPLSTLMLFGITDILIISTPKDIPQFEGLFGDGHHLGLNISYKIQENPAGIAQAFIIGADFIGDDNVILILGDNIFYGVYDFLRHARDFREGATVFGYYVRDPQRYGVVEFDEKGVAVSIEEKPKHPKSNFAVTGLYLYDNRVVEIARNLKPSGRGELEITDVNRAYLKMGQLRVEKLGRGIAWLDTGTHESMLDAQNFIATIEKRQGLKIACIEEIAYRMRFINRKQMQFLLDNMADNDYKKYLLEVVREVDGEEKNTHHR
- the spsK gene encoding Spore coat polysaccharide biosynthesis protein SpsK; this encodes MKRKILITGSQGQLGRDLVSVLSQKHTVTGIDIEDLDICDRDRTNALIGEAKPDIVIHTAAYTDVDSCESNRELAMRINVEGTENLALAVREIGARMIYYSTDYVFDGTKDSPYIETDRPNPMTIYGRSKWEGEKRVIKNLADFLIIRIAWVYGKNGKNFVKTMLKLGRVQMENRIKKVEIVPLKVVNDQFGSPTWTMAIVRQTELLLEKDLTGIVHGTSEGVATWYDFARAIFEEAGMEVDVRPCTTKEFLRPAPRPHFSVLENKCLKEAGFNLMPDWRNSLKEFFDIYREGIEI
- a CDS encoding dTDP-4-dehydrorhamnose 3 5-epimerase and related enzymes-like protein; the protein is MKCDIEGVILRELKRFNDDRGWLIELFRHDEIEEENRPVMAYVSLTRPGVARGPHEHVYQSDYFAFIGPSTFRLYLWDNRKNSPTFGKSFKIDAGESNKLTAIIPPGVVHGYRNIGSVDGIVYNAPNRLYAGQGKKEAVDEIRHEDDPHSKYRLYD
- a CDS encoding hypothetical protein (Evidence 5 : Unknown function) translates to MPFFIGFMRLRAIILLTRINECNILIVDGNGLWDLRIERISAGPHSSRPLRRFFDR
- a CDS encoding exported hypothetical protein (Evidence 5 : Unknown function); its protein translation is MKTGAVVLGLLLCATTVFSGQITITSLPYSINQGQHSRDAIDTITIAGTRLTSQTDGIRFNPEYHNPISGWLLNLVSDTIEFAAGGGSNNEGIAVMSQADYPAHNLTINGGWIICKSPRDNDTNSSNNTCMIFGGEDILLKNVNMVAGGYDGKCVVGSGYDFEISGGQYLSRVNYYHSRCQFDAIIMNFSQVVYDEDYALAQSHTCNIKIHDIKITNAPHAGIRVASTTGSLTDYAVVKIYNNDINIDARNFRYTSYSGTCASSANPFGIALQRVGPGSEIYNNKITSGTSFGGGRGILLETARGSSRSFVEVFNNYVDTHEGPNSEYDENHAEFHAVRMRNDCSYLHFHNNTVIGTGDNSTATSSYGKSISAVRYTFDGTYGGTNSYNIIENNVFRVKSLNAGVTAYAVCFDQVDIPDTTMTFRYNRLESDNILVKFGELNGGARGITLHGDTLRFLSPSYEPETFHVGQFCNDFNSSRNFARDEVYQNGASDTNIVISCTTRGQNELGIQRLLRVKVLGNNGYPVTGAALTVTNNYRKSVVSSLTAGNGIVSGPATYWWESGTSSDSTAYNNFTIKAKKGTDSTIVSTRLTATSAIQTITLLKTAGDSSANCDTCGVICGDINDDGSVNVIDVAYLIKYLYRNGEAPYSMVAADVDRDGVLNMLDAAYIINAQYRGGGDLRCW
- a CDS encoding putative Polysaccharide biosynthesis protein (Evidence 3 : Putative function from multiple computational evidences); this encodes MAQSVTKEAKVIARHSMVYGLSNVLDRAVGFVMLPVYTRFLTPADYGIMELIYMTTSIISLVIGFGLEAAVSRFYFDYEDDASRKKVVSTAIVGYGAVTVTITAILLPFSGIFSKLVLESAQYSNLFIVALLTLATGMILPINYAYLRVQQRSFEYMITKVGMTAVNLGMNIYFVVFAKMGVYGILLSNLLAQLLFVVILNIRTLLETKLRIDYGVLKEMLKFGLPLIPSNISAYIVQASDRYFVNHYDNTTMTGLYSLGYKFGTLINQFVTSPFIQIWGPRRMEYFGKEGYEKIFARIFTYFCTASLFAGLLISLLSREVIMLMADKSFWSAYKVVPIVTLAYIVFSFHYHFSVGILMKKATKYMAYVNIANGILNLALNFLLIPPFNVWGAALATLICFIFKATMIFYFSNRFYKIEMEWRRLFMLFGIAFALFFAGYHIDSGSIWLNVLAKTGIGFCFPVLLYIFRFFDNEEIKRLKYIIKYRKFEYE
- a CDS encoding putative CapK related-protein (Evidence 3 : Putative function from multiple computational evidences) — protein: MSGLYQNFVKNIVYPLETIRIGSSARRHLAELERSQFFSPEKIKELQVERLRRLLIHAYENCPFYTDRFNQCGFNPRKLQTIEDMQIIPVTTKKDIQDNNERMRAVNYSDDQLEPNKTGGSTGSPLFFYHDMDRIYSREASTFRHNRWAGWDIGMKTAYLWGHRGDLSGVQNVKARLRNLLLERRLILDTSSISREKLTAFNQALNKYRPEIYIAYANSIFLFARFLKETGIRDYHRPRAVITSAEVLEPSQRQVIESVFECRVFDRYGSRETSLIASECDRHSGLHLCAETLLLEFVREGKPTSPGQPGKTLVTDLLNFGMPFIRYQNEDTGCWTGNNCGCGRGLPLMSIAGGRITDFLITPEGQIISGAALTIYLIANAPGVAQAQLIQENINEVTFRIVKGEKFGDATLRFFEREIPRFFGPRVKYSIEYVENIPLESSGKYRFSISKVDPSEMF
- a CDS encoding Aspartate racemase, whose translation is MKNGKRFLGIIGGMGAEAGAVLYERIIRLTPVEVDQDHIESLLYSNTTIPDRTKAILNEGPSSYPPLLDSARLLERNEVDLIILGCVTSHHYIEALRKEIKCEVLSAIEETLEQIKSRAPRAKKVGILGTTGTIRTELFQKALKAASLEPLILPDDIQEKFVMGALYAPDGIKAGYQQPARDKMLVAMNWLLLNGAEAIISGCSEFPLLFDQDDCLVPLVDAMDALIRKAIFRCTGREALERPNRQIDD